Proteins encoded by one window of Procambarus clarkii isolate CNS0578487 chromosome 92, FALCON_Pclarkii_2.0, whole genome shotgun sequence:
- the LOC123774989 gene encoding spidroin-1-like, producing MQGAGDAGCWGCRALEMQGTGDAGGWGCRALGMQGTGDAGHWRCRALEMQGTGDAGRWGCRALGMQGAGDAGHWRCRALAMQGTGDAGHWRCRALEMQGTGDAGHWRCWVLGMQGTGDAGHWRCRVQEMLDAGDAGDAGHWGCRALEMQGTGDAGCWRCWVLGMQGTGDAGHWRCRVQEMLEMLGMQGAGDAGYWRCWMLEMLDAGDAGDAGHWGCRALEMQGTGDAGGWGYRALGIQGSGDAGHWGCRALGMQGTGDAKHWGCRVSNYMTATVITLSQRNKIVIVPLNHLTQNFLYKHGTPLRQHS from the coding sequence ATGCAGGGTGCTGGGGATGCAGGGTGCTGGGGATGCAGGGCACTGGAGATGCAGGGCACTGGAGATGCAGGGGGCTGGGGATGCAGGGCGCTGGGGATGCAGGGCACTGGAGATGCAGGGCACTGGAGATGCAGGGCACTGGAGATGCAGGGCACTGGAGATGCTGGGCGCTGGGGATGCAGGGCGCTGGGGATGCAGGGCGCTGGGGATGCAGGGCACTGGCGATGCAGGGCACTGGCGATGCAGGGCACTGGAGATGCAGGGCACTGGAGATGCAGGGCACTGGAGATGCAGGGCACTGGAGATGCAGGGCACTGGAGATGCTGGGTGCTGGGGATGCAGGGCACTGGGGATGCAGGGCACTGGAGATGCAGGGTACAGGAGATGCTGGATGCTGGAGATGCTGGGGATGCAGGGCACTGGGGATGCAGGGCACTGGAGATGCAGGGTACTGGAGATGCTGGGTGCTGGAGATGCTGGGTGCTGGGGATGCAGGGCACTGGGGATGCAGGGCACTGGAGATGCAGGGTACAGGAGATGCTGGAGATGCTGGGGATGCAGGGCGCTGGGGATGCAGGGTACTGGAGATGCTGGATGCTGGAGATGCTGGATGCTGGAGATGCTGGAGATGCAGGGCACTGGGGATGCAGGGCACTGGAGATGCAGGGCACTGGAGATGCAGGGGGCTGGGGATACAGGGCACTGGGGATACAGGGCTCTGGGGATGCAGGGCACTGGGGATGCAGGGCACTGGGGATGCAGGGTACTGGGGATGCAAAGCATTGGGGATGCAGGGTGTCTAACTACATGACTGCCACTGTAATCACTTTATCTCAAAGAAACAAAATTGTTATTGTACCATTGAATCACCTAACACAGAACTTCTTATATAAACATGGTACCCCCCTGCGGCAACATTCCTGA